Proteins from one Aureimonas sp. SA4125 genomic window:
- a CDS encoding DUF1109 domain-containing protein: protein MRGATNELIDRLSADLAPVSRHALARRLGMGLLTGALVAVVAMLVGIGPRADFVPALALPSFWIKLVYTALLLLAGFLSLGDVARPAGSARRGAWLALVVLAIVAVMGTVQYLTTSPPARNGVLFGHSANVCPVAILALSVPIFLGAVWALRGLAPTRLTLAGAVAGFCAGAASALIYSFSCGETGIAFLASWYTLGTLASAGLGALFGRLALHW from the coding sequence TTGCGCGGCGCGACGAATGAACTCATCGACCGGCTGAGCGCCGATCTCGCGCCCGTGAGCCGACATGCGCTGGCGCGGCGGCTTGGCATGGGGCTTCTTACCGGTGCGCTCGTGGCCGTGGTGGCGATGCTCGTGGGCATCGGTCCACGGGCCGATTTCGTCCCCGCGCTCGCCCTGCCGAGCTTCTGGATCAAGCTGGTCTATACGGCGCTGCTGCTGCTGGCCGGCTTTCTGTCGCTCGGCGACGTGGCCCGGCCAGCGGGGTCGGCGCGACGCGGTGCATGGCTCGCCCTCGTCGTGCTGGCGATCGTCGCGGTCATGGGCACGGTGCAGTATCTGACGACGTCGCCGCCGGCCCGCAATGGCGTGCTGTTCGGGCATTCCGCCAACGTCTGCCCCGTCGCCATCCTGGCGCTGTCGGTGCCGATCTTCCTCGGTGCGGTCTGGGCGCTGCGGGGACTGGCGCCGACACGGCTGACGCTTGCCGGTGCCGTCGCCGGCTTTTGCGCCGGCGCCGCGTCTGCGCTGATCTACTCGTTTTCCTGCGGCGAGACCGGCATCGCCTTTCTCGCCAGCTGGTACACGCTGGGAACGCTTGCCAGCGCCGGCCTCGGCGCACTTTTCGGGCGCCTGGCGCTGCACTGGTAG
- a CDS encoding ABC transporter transmembrane domain-containing protein: protein MASLYKYAWKHTKRDQIWMLVVVALSIPALFFSLNLPKLIVNGPIQGQGFERGMSTQTYLGISLPDWLPLGGGLSLFDGFTLDRLMALYVLSGLFLLMVIVNGWFKYYLNTYKGRLGERMLRRMRFEFVDLVLRFPILRFRQLRSPEVASMIKDELEPIGGFIGEAFVTPVYLISQVLTAIVFIFVQSVQLGMVAMAVMVIQIVLIPRMRRRLLVLGRQRQLTARMFAGRVGEIVEGIASVHTNDTSNYERAGVAEELGRIYLIRFDIYQWKFLVKFLNNFLSQVTPFIFYLFGGYFAIRGQLDIGQLVAVIAAYKDLPSPLKDLIDWDQSRLDVTVKYEQVVEQFDVDNIADAALQKPVMERIPALASGFALTSVGAKDDSDGRLFEQVTLDLPLGERVAVVSGIGEGAEHVAEVLGRLRPADVGQIILAGEALDKLPEAVTGRRVAYVDASPYFPRATLRDTLLYSLRHYPVKQGPRGKNAEEAKIRHETKRSGNTLLDVRDDWIDYEALGLASPEELGHRLAEILKLVILDRDVHLFGLRTRVPAEFQEEVAATVLQSRHAFRDLLAAEDMEAYVEPFDSDRYIANASIMENIVFGAPVDQRLGLSQFYVHPFARDTLRATGLSSDLFEIGRNIAATMIELFGELEPGNPLLQRISVMTPEELGDYRQVLSRAAGRTYEQAGDAERAALVRLALSYIEPSHRLGIIDDAFRQRVVETRRIFREKIPEELAGMLVFHDADAFNPAASIQDNILFGRIAYDLANATAAVEGLLLRTFDELGLSDIVQAAGLYYDVGAGAKRLSVGQQQKLALARALMKAPDYLIVNRGLSALDADSQSRIIEATLAYGKRAEAPFGTFWVLASAQHAELFDRAIEFKAGRVVADAPIEGKVPAFVEEVEEIEEAEAGQASNGSAGPQAGKTRPEMAGSPTEDEAEVPGETPLPPPPEAGSAATVR, encoded by the coding sequence ATGGCATCGCTGTACAAATACGCCTGGAAGCACACAAAGCGCGACCAGATCTGGATGCTGGTCGTCGTGGCCCTGTCGATCCCGGCGCTTTTCTTCTCGCTGAACCTCCCCAAACTCATCGTCAACGGCCCGATCCAGGGCCAAGGTTTCGAGCGCGGGATGAGCACCCAGACCTATCTCGGGATCTCGCTGCCCGATTGGCTGCCGCTCGGCGGCGGCCTCTCCTTGTTCGACGGCTTCACGCTCGACCGCCTGATGGCGCTCTACGTCCTCAGCGGCCTCTTCCTCTTGATGGTCATCGTCAACGGCTGGTTCAAATACTACCTCAACACCTACAAGGGCCGGCTCGGCGAGCGCATGCTGCGCCGCATGCGCTTCGAGTTCGTCGATCTCGTCCTGCGCTTTCCCATCCTGCGCTTCCGCCAGCTCCGCTCGCCCGAGGTCGCCTCGATGATCAAGGACGAGTTGGAGCCGATCGGCGGCTTCATCGGCGAAGCCTTCGTCACCCCCGTCTACCTGATCAGCCAGGTGCTGACGGCGATCGTCTTCATCTTCGTCCAGAGCGTCCAGCTCGGCATGGTGGCGATGGCGGTGATGGTCATCCAGATCGTGCTGATCCCGCGCATGCGGCGGCGCCTGCTCGTTCTCGGCCGCCAGCGCCAGCTGACGGCGCGCATGTTCGCCGGCCGGGTCGGCGAGATCGTGGAGGGCATCGCCAGCGTCCACACCAACGACACGTCCAACTACGAGCGCGCCGGGGTCGCCGAAGAACTCGGCCGCATCTACCTGATCCGCTTCGACATCTACCAGTGGAAGTTCCTGGTCAAATTTCTGAACAATTTCCTCAGCCAGGTGACACCCTTCATCTTCTATCTCTTCGGCGGCTATTTCGCGATCCGCGGCCAGCTCGACATCGGCCAGCTGGTCGCGGTGATCGCCGCCTACAAGGACCTGCCCTCGCCGCTGAAGGACCTGATCGACTGGGACCAGAGCCGGCTCGACGTGACGGTTAAGTACGAGCAGGTGGTCGAGCAGTTCGACGTCGACAACATCGCTGATGCCGCGCTGCAGAAGCCGGTGATGGAGCGCATCCCGGCGCTCGCCAGCGGCTTCGCCCTGACCAGCGTCGGAGCCAAGGACGATTCCGACGGGCGCCTGTTCGAGCAGGTGACGCTCGACCTGCCGCTCGGCGAGCGGGTCGCCGTGGTCTCGGGCATCGGCGAGGGGGCCGAGCATGTCGCCGAGGTGCTGGGGCGGCTGCGGCCGGCTGATGTCGGCCAGATCATCCTGGCCGGCGAAGCGCTCGACAAGCTGCCGGAGGCCGTGACGGGCCGGCGCGTGGCCTATGTCGATGCCTCGCCGTATTTTCCAAGGGCGACGCTGCGCGATACGCTCCTCTATAGCCTGCGCCATTATCCCGTGAAACAGGGCCCCCGCGGCAAGAACGCCGAGGAGGCGAAAATCCGCCACGAGACGAAACGCTCGGGCAATACGCTGCTCGACGTGCGCGACGACTGGATCGACTACGAGGCGCTGGGGCTTGCCTCGCCTGAAGAGCTCGGCCACCGCCTCGCGGAGATTCTGAAGCTCGTGATCCTCGATCGCGACGTCCACCTCTTCGGCCTGCGAACGCGCGTGCCGGCCGAATTCCAGGAAGAGGTCGCCGCGACGGTGCTCCAGTCGCGGCATGCCTTCCGCGACCTGCTCGCGGCCGAGGACATGGAGGCCTATGTCGAGCCCTTCGATTCCGATCGCTACATCGCCAATGCCTCGATCATGGAGAACATCGTCTTCGGCGCGCCCGTCGACCAGCGCCTCGGCCTGTCGCAGTTCTATGTCCACCCGTTCGCCCGCGACACCCTGCGCGCCACGGGGCTTTCGTCCGACCTCTTCGAGATCGGCCGCAACATCGCCGCGACGATGATCGAACTGTTCGGCGAGCTCGAGCCGGGAAATCCGCTGCTGCAGCGCATCTCGGTGATGACGCCGGAGGAACTCGGCGACTACCGCCAGGTCCTCTCGCGCGCCGCCGGGCGCACCTACGAGCAGGCGGGCGATGCCGAGCGTGCGGCCCTCGTGCGGCTCGCCCTCAGCTATATCGAGCCGAGCCATCGCCTGGGGATCATCGACGATGCCTTCAGGCAGCGCGTCGTCGAGACCCGCCGCATCTTCCGCGAGAAGATCCCCGAGGAACTGGCCGGCATGCTGGTCTTCCACGATGCGGACGCCTTCAACCCGGCCGCCTCGATCCAGGACAACATCCTCTTCGGCCGCATCGCCTACGACCTCGCCAATGCGACCGCGGCGGTGGAGGGCCTTCTCCTGCGCACCTTCGACGAACTCGGTCTGTCCGACATCGTCCAGGCGGCCGGCCTCTACTACGACGTCGGCGCCGGGGCCAAGCGCCTGTCGGTCGGCCAGCAGCAGAAGCTCGCGCTCGCCCGCGCACTGATGAAGGCGCCGGACTACCTCATCGTCAACCGCGGTCTTTCGGCGCTCGATGCCGACAGCCAGTCCCGCATCATCGAGGCGACGCTGGCCTATGGGAAGCGTGCCGAAGCGCCCTTCGGCACCTTCTGGGTTCTCGCCTCGGCGCAGCACGCCGAGCTTTTCGACAGGGCGATCGAGTTCAAGGCTGGCCGCGTCGTCGCCGATGCTCCGATCGAGGGCAAGGTGCCGGCCTTCGTCGAGGAGGTCGAGGAGATCGAGGAAGCCGAAGCGGGGCAGGCGAGCAACGGATCCGCCGGTCCACAGGCCGGCAAGACCCGCCCGGAGATGGCAGGATCGCCCACCGAGGACGAGGCGGAAGTGCCGGGGGAGACCCCTTTGCCGCCCCCGCCTGAAGCCGGAAGCGCTGCGACGGTTCGCTGA
- a CDS encoding Crp/Fnr family transcriptional regulator → MSQLKNEVDILRRVPLFSGVDSPKLKLLAFTSQVVRYRKDETLFREGDVGDSAYVILSGNARVFATTPQGRIDLAEVGETDFVGEIAILCDVPRTATVEATSDLTALKVNKECFGELLTTFPSMGIAMLRELGFRLSRTTADLVAAESRNARG, encoded by the coding sequence ATGAGCCAGTTGAAGAACGAGGTCGATATCCTGCGGCGGGTGCCGCTGTTTTCGGGCGTCGATTCGCCGAAACTGAAGCTCCTCGCCTTCACCTCGCAGGTGGTCCGCTACCGCAAGGACGAGACGCTCTTCCGGGAAGGCGATGTCGGCGACAGCGCCTATGTCATTCTCAGCGGCAATGCCCGGGTCTTTGCGACCACGCCCCAGGGCCGGATCGACCTTGCCGAGGTCGGCGAGACCGATTTCGTCGGCGAGATCGCCATCCTCTGCGACGTTCCGCGCACGGCGACCGTCGAGGCGACGTCGGATCTGACGGCGTTGAAGGTCAACAAGGAGTGTTTCGGCGAACTCCTGACCACTTTCCCCTCCATGGGCATCGCGATGCTTCGGGAACTCGGTTTTCGACTCAGCCGGACGACGGCGGACCTCGTCGCGGCCGAAAGCCGGAACGCCCGTGGGTGA
- a CDS encoding MBL fold metallo-hydrolase produces the protein MAVDGADGGAFTIKVWGARGTLPGCGEGQTAFGTETCCVEMQIDGHRLIFDAGTGIVALGREMAAEGAGGADLFFSHVHYDHIMGLPFFLPLYKPGCRISVSAGHMLDGRSCADIVTDYMRAPFLPITPKVFSADVDYRSFQPGDGLTPQAGIEIATARLRHPNGAVGYRVSHRGRVAAYVTDTEHEPGETDAAVLGLFEGADIVFYDTTYTDEEMEKYRGYGHSSWQEGVRLAEAAGARQLVLFHHAHYRDDAALARIEAEARAVFPNVVVGRTGLAFRLAEPVDRREDVDGGHD, from the coding sequence ATGGCGGTGGACGGGGCGGACGGCGGTGCTTTCACCATCAAGGTCTGGGGTGCCCGCGGTACCTTGCCAGGCTGCGGCGAGGGGCAGACCGCCTTCGGCACGGAAACCTGCTGCGTCGAGATGCAGATCGACGGCCACCGGCTGATCTTCGATGCGGGAACCGGCATCGTCGCGCTGGGCCGTGAGATGGCGGCCGAAGGCGCCGGCGGTGCCGATCTCTTCTTCAGCCATGTCCACTACGACCACATCATGGGCCTGCCCTTCTTCCTCCCGCTCTACAAGCCGGGATGCAGGATTTCCGTCTCGGCCGGGCACATGCTGGACGGGCGATCCTGCGCCGACATCGTCACCGACTATATGCGCGCGCCCTTCCTGCCGATCACGCCGAAGGTCTTCTCCGCCGACGTGGACTATCGCAGCTTTCAGCCGGGGGACGGGCTGACCCCGCAGGCCGGAATCGAGATCGCGACGGCGCGGCTGCGCCATCCGAACGGCGCCGTCGGTTACCGCGTCAGTCATCGGGGTCGCGTGGCCGCCTATGTCACCGATACCGAGCACGAGCCGGGCGAGACGGACGCAGCGGTGCTCGGCCTGTTCGAGGGGGCGGACATCGTCTTCTACGATACCACCTACACCGATGAGGAGATGGAAAAGTACCGGGGCTACGGCCACTCTTCCTGGCAGGAGGGCGTTCGCCTGGCCGAGGCGGCCGGCGCCCGCCAGCTCGTGCTTTTCCATCACGCCCATTACCGCGACGACGCCGCCCTGGCGCGCATCGAGGCGGAGGCGCGCGCCGTCTTCCCGAACGTGGTCGTCGGCCGCACCGGGCTCGCCTTCCGCCTTGCCGAGCCGGTCGATCGCCGGGAGGACGTGGATGGCGGTCACGACTGA
- a CDS encoding adenylate/guanylate cyclase domain-containing protein gives MAVTTEEDDAQRVTGWIRPSEILAQLRGADLAQTLSPSIREQVVRKDDVGEVLVKIIQIFIVSFVALLYVLAPRPTDIGTLWSPTPYFLSAYLVLTFAGLLWALHPPVPAFAIYASIALDFILLYTLIWSFHRQYGQPPSFVLKSPTLLYVFLFIAIRTLRFEVRFVVAAGVMAALGWVVILAWVILVDPEHAIITRNYVTYLTSNTVLIGAEIDKILLITMVTAVLALSLTLAKRLLVSSISEAQAAGNLSRFFDPAVASDIRDQDGDTAPGDGELRNATILFIDLRNFTTIAASRPPAAVIGALAAAQAVLVPIVREHGGTIDKFMGDGIMVTFGAVRPSVGHAADALRCAIAVLDGFADFARAEDGSWFAAEGLGVAAVTGPVISGLVGVEGRLEFTVIGSAVNLCAKLEKHNKVLGSQGMTTATTLALATGQGYAAEPDLSSEIVAIPGIVDPVEIVVLRRPGGMAGGRER, from the coding sequence ATGGCGGTCACGACTGAAGAGGACGATGCGCAGCGCGTGACGGGTTGGATCCGCCCATCGGAGATCCTGGCCCAGCTTCGCGGCGCCGATCTCGCCCAGACGCTGTCTCCCAGCATCAGGGAGCAGGTGGTGCGCAAGGACGATGTCGGCGAGGTTCTGGTGAAGATCATCCAGATCTTCATCGTCTCCTTCGTGGCGCTCCTCTACGTGCTGGCGCCGCGGCCGACCGACATCGGCACGCTGTGGTCGCCGACGCCCTATTTTCTCTCCGCCTATCTCGTCCTGACCTTTGCCGGGCTCCTCTGGGCCCTGCATCCGCCGGTGCCGGCCTTTGCCATCTACGCCTCGATCGCGCTCGATTTCATCCTGCTCTACACCCTGATCTGGAGTTTCCACCGGCAATACGGGCAGCCGCCGAGCTTCGTCTTGAAGTCGCCGACGCTCCTTTACGTCTTCCTGTTCATCGCCATCAGGACGCTGCGCTTCGAGGTCCGCTTCGTCGTCGCGGCGGGCGTGATGGCGGCGCTCGGCTGGGTCGTGATCCTCGCCTGGGTCATCCTCGTCGACCCCGAGCATGCGATCATCACCCGCAACTACGTGACCTATCTGACCAGCAACACCGTTCTAATCGGCGCCGAGATCGACAAGATCCTCCTCATCACCATGGTGACCGCCGTGCTGGCGCTGTCGCTGACCCTCGCCAAGCGGCTGCTCGTCTCCTCGATCAGCGAGGCGCAGGCGGCCGGCAACCTGTCGCGCTTCTTCGATCCGGCTGTCGCCAGCGACATCCGCGACCAGGATGGCGACACCGCCCCCGGCGACGGCGAGCTTCGCAACGCTACCATCCTCTTCATCGACCTGCGCAATTTCACCACGATCGCCGCAAGCCGCCCGCCGGCGGCCGTCATCGGGGCGCTGGCGGCCGCCCAGGCGGTGCTGGTGCCGATCGTGCGCGAGCATGGTGGCACGATCGACAAGTTCATGGGCGACGGCATCATGGTCACCTTCGGCGCCGTCAGGCCGAGCGTGGGGCACGCCGCCGACGCGCTGCGCTGCGCGATCGCGGTTCTCGACGGCTTTGCCGACTTCGCGCGGGCCGAGGACGGATCCTGGTTCGCGGCGGAAGGGCTCGGCGTCGCCGCGGTGACGGGGCCGGTCATTTCGGGACTGGTCGGCGTCGAGGGCCGCCTCGAATTCACCGTCATCGGCAGCGCCGTCAATCTCTGCGCCAAGCTCGAGAAGCACAACAAGGTGCTGGGCTCGCAGGGGATGACGACGGCGACGACGCTCGCTCTGGCAACAGGGCAGGGCTATGCCGCCGAGCCTGACCTTTCCTCCGAGATCGTCGCCATTCCCGGCATCGTCGACCCCGTCGAGATCGTCGTCCTGCGCCGTCCGGGAGGGATGGCGGGCGGCCGAGAGCGATGA
- a CDS encoding adenylate/guanylate cyclase domain-containing protein gives MSEDTLVERIGDWLIEQALADSPFPGTFRQFCLRLRSIGIPVVRARVIWPTLHPLFRAETLLWHLDEPLEFQQFNHQDRESEAWKQSPIRWMLEEDVTVMRRRLTGPDPQLDFALLEELAGEGYTDFLGIRTSFTGSRPALRPDGRADFGLHVTWVTERRSGFSDADIGALQRLQPYFAVACKTAIQPRMTANITDAYLGPTVARQVLSGQIQLGSGSHTLALVWYSDLRDSTRFSETLDETRYLALLNAYFGCVATAAIEAGGEVLAFIGDAVLAIFPIKGEGCEVGETLDDVVRAATEAAHQARAAVAALNATRQADGERPIGFGIAMNIGEVMFGNVGIPRRLSFSIVGPTVNEAARIEKMTKTLGTGVLATHAVAATDPSAWTSVGAHLLAGLEHPVELYALLEAAAVDPLRLAAPAAEGFR, from the coding sequence ATGAGCGAGGACACGCTCGTCGAGCGGATCGGCGACTGGCTGATCGAACAGGCGCTGGCCGACAGCCCCTTCCCGGGCACCTTTCGCCAGTTCTGCCTGCGCTTGCGGTCGATCGGCATCCCCGTGGTGCGCGCCCGCGTCATCTGGCCGACGCTCCACCCGCTCTTCCGCGCCGAGACGCTGCTCTGGCATCTGGACGAGCCGCTCGAATTCCAGCAGTTCAACCATCAGGACAGGGAAAGCGAGGCCTGGAAACAGAGCCCGATCCGCTGGATGCTGGAAGAGGACGTCACGGTCATGCGGCGCCGGCTGACGGGCCCCGATCCGCAGCTCGATTTCGCTCTCCTCGAGGAACTGGCGGGGGAAGGCTATACGGATTTTCTGGGCATCCGCACCTCCTTCACCGGCAGCCGCCCGGCGCTGCGGCCCGACGGCCGGGCCGATTTCGGCCTCCACGTCACCTGGGTGACGGAGCGCCGGTCGGGCTTCTCGGACGCGGACATCGGCGCGCTTCAGCGCCTCCAGCCCTATTTCGCGGTGGCCTGCAAGACCGCGATCCAGCCGAGGATGACGGCCAACATCACCGATGCCTATCTCGGGCCGACGGTGGCGCGGCAGGTGCTTTCGGGCCAGATCCAGCTTGGCAGCGGCAGCCATACGCTGGCTCTGGTCTGGTACTCGGACCTGCGCGATTCCACCCGTTTCTCGGAGACCCTCGACGAGACGCGCTATCTCGCCCTCCTCAACGCCTATTTTGGCTGCGTCGCGACGGCTGCCATCGAGGCGGGCGGCGAGGTGCTGGCCTTCATCGGCGATGCGGTGCTCGCGATCTTTCCGATCAAGGGCGAGGGCTGCGAGGTCGGCGAGACGCTCGACGACGTCGTGCGGGCCGCGACGGAAGCGGCGCACCAGGCGCGGGCGGCCGTGGCGGCGCTGAACGCGACGCGGCAAGCCGATGGCGAGAGGCCGATCGGCTTCGGCATCGCCATGAACATCGGCGAGGTGATGTTCGGCAATGTCGGCATCCCCCGGCGGCTCTCCTTCTCGATCGTCGGCCCGACGGTCAACGAGGCCGCGCGGATCGAGAAGATGACGAAGACGCTCGGCACCGGCGTCCTCGCCACGCACGCCGTCGCCGCGACCGACCCGTCGGCCTGGACCTCCGTCGGCGCCCATTTGCTTGCCGGCCTGGAGCACCCGGTGGAGCTCTACGCGCTGCTGGAAGCGGCGGCCGTCGACCCGCTCCGGCTCGCGGCACCCGCGGCGGAAGGGTTTCGCTGA
- a CDS encoding ABC transporter permease has translation MSALPHTVSTEPFDPERTMAEGSYYSEKYMQASQRQLIWWRFRRHRIALIALAFLVPAYLSVLFTEIIAPYGLETRNTTHIFMPPQAIHLFHEGSFVGPFVYDMVGRLDLDTLQRHYTAGTEPRPIRFFCRGDSYNFWGLVPGDFHLVCPPEGSTLFPLGTDRLGHDMLSRLIYGARISLTVGLVGVAMSFALGLFFGGIAGYFGGRIDYWVQRTTETLRSIPELPLWLALSASLPVTWSPILVYFGITLILALLDWPGLARAVRSKLLSLREEDFTAAAVVMGATPGRIISRHLLPNFMSHLIASASLSIPSMILAETALSFLGLGLRPPITSWGVLLSEAQNIEAVALYPWLLMPMLPVMLTVLAFSFLGDGLRDAVDPHSSN, from the coding sequence ATGAGCGCGCTCCCGCACACCGTTTCGACCGAGCCCTTCGATCCCGAGCGCACGATGGCGGAGGGGTCGTACTATTCCGAAAAATACATGCAGGCCTCGCAGCGCCAGCTGATCTGGTGGCGTTTCCGGCGGCACCGCATCGCGCTGATCGCGTTGGCCTTCCTTGTGCCGGCCTATCTCAGCGTCCTCTTCACCGAGATCATCGCGCCCTACGGGCTGGAGACGCGCAACACCACGCATATCTTCATGCCGCCGCAGGCGATCCACCTCTTCCACGAGGGCAGCTTCGTCGGCCCCTTCGTCTACGACATGGTGGGCAGACTCGATCTCGATACGCTGCAGCGCCATTACACGGCCGGCACCGAGCCGCGGCCGATCCGCTTCTTCTGCCGCGGCGACTCCTACAATTTCTGGGGCCTCGTGCCCGGCGACTTCCACCTCGTCTGTCCGCCGGAAGGGAGCACGCTGTTCCCGCTTGGCACCGACCGGCTCGGCCACGACATGCTGTCGCGTCTGATCTACGGCGCGCGCATCTCGCTGACGGTCGGCCTCGTCGGCGTCGCCATGTCGTTTGCCCTCGGTCTCTTCTTCGGCGGCATCGCCGGCTATTTCGGCGGCAGGATCGACTACTGGGTGCAGCGGACCACCGAGACGCTGCGCTCCATCCCGGAACTGCCGCTGTGGCTGGCCCTCTCGGCCTCGCTGCCGGTCACCTGGAGCCCGATCCTCGTCTATTTCGGCATCACGCTGATCCTCGCCCTCCTCGACTGGCCGGGGCTGGCCCGCGCCGTGCGCTCCAAGCTCCTGTCCCTTCGCGAGGAGGATTTCACCGCCGCCGCCGTCGTGATGGGAGCCACCCCCGGCCGCATCATCTCGCGCCATCTCCTGCCGAACTTCATGAGCCACCTCATCGCCTCGGCCTCGCTATCAATCCCCTCCATGATCCTCGCGGAAACCGCCCTCAGCTTCCTCGGCCTCGGCCTGCGCCCCCCGATCACCTCGTGGGGCGTCCTCCTGTCGGAAGCGCAGAACATCGAGGCGGTGGCGCTCTATCCCTGGCTGCTGATGCCGATGCTCCCGGTCATGCTCACCGTGCTGGCCTTCTCCTTCCTCGGCGACGGGCTGCGCGACGCGGTGGATCCGCATTCGTCGAACTGA
- a CDS encoding ABC transporter permease has product MLGYLTGRVLTMLGTLAVISVLVFIIIQLPPGDYLSTYIAELRAGGESVTDDKIAFLREQYGLDKPMPLQYLEWVTGLLQGDLGYSFEYAMPVSEVVGDRLFLTLVLNFVTILFIYAVSFPIGVYIATHQYSVADHSLSFLGYLGLATPNFLLALILLYASNSFFGISVGGLMDPIYTDAPWTGAKIASLLGHLVVPVLVIGTSGTAGMIRRLRANLLDELQKPYVVTARAKGLSEGKILRKYPLRAVLNPFVADIGTLLPQVVSGSVIVSAVMSLPTTGPMLLSSLRSQDMYLAGSFLMFLAVLTVIGMLVSDVMLAIIDPRVRLTGTRKA; this is encoded by the coding sequence ATGCTCGGCTACCTTACCGGTCGCGTCCTGACCATGCTGGGCACGCTCGCCGTCATTTCCGTGCTCGTCTTCATCATCATTCAGCTGCCGCCGGGCGACTATCTCTCGACCTACATCGCCGAGCTCCGTGCCGGGGGCGAGTCCGTCACCGACGATAAGATCGCTTTCCTTCGCGAGCAGTACGGCTTGGATAAGCCGATGCCGCTGCAATATCTCGAATGGGTCACCGGCCTTCTCCAGGGCGATCTCGGCTATTCCTTCGAATATGCCATGCCGGTATCCGAGGTCGTCGGCGACCGGCTGTTCCTGACGCTGGTCCTGAACTTCGTCACCATCCTCTTCATCTATGCCGTGTCGTTTCCGATCGGCGTCTACATCGCCACGCACCAGTATTCCGTCGCCGATCACAGCCTGTCCTTCCTGGGCTATCTCGGCCTCGCCACCCCGAACTTTCTCCTGGCGCTGATCCTCCTCTATGCCTCGAACAGCTTCTTCGGCATCTCGGTCGGCGGGCTGATGGATCCGATCTATACCGACGCGCCCTGGACCGGCGCCAAGATCGCCTCGCTTCTCGGCCATCTCGTCGTGCCCGTCCTGGTCATCGGCACGTCCGGCACGGCCGGCATGATCCGGCGCCTGCGCGCCAATCTCCTCGACGAGCTGCAAAAGCCCTATGTCGTGACGGCGAGGGCCAAGGGCCTGTCGGAGGGCAAGATCCTGCGCAAGTATCCGCTGCGTGCGGTGCTGAACCCCTTCGTCGCCGATATCGGCACGCTGCTGCCGCAGGTCGTCTCCGGCTCGGTCATCGTCTCCGCCGTGATGTCGTTGCCGACGACGGGCCCGATGCTGCTCTCCTCCCTCAGAAGCCAGGACATGTACCTGGCCGGATCCTTCCTGATGTTTCTCGCCGTCCTCACCGTGATCGGCATGCTCGTCTCCGACGTCATGCTCGCCATCATCGACCCGAGGGTCCGGCTGACCGGGACGCGCAAGGCATGA